A region of the Synechococcus sp. PCC 7502 genome:
TTAACAATAACAGCTAGTAAACCTAGAGGAGCGATCAGCAGAATTACAAGACTAATGATGCCATTTGCAACGGATACAGAGATATTACGGACTTGTGCTGTTTTAGAATTAAGGTAATACATAATACATATCGCTAGGTAGAGTTAATAACTAGGCTACGGCATATCCCGTATATTGTCTGAAGCTTGGCTCCTGAAATCCTAATACGATATCTGATTTAGGAATACCTGCCTCAACTAATTCATTCGTAACGATAGATTCGGTTCCATCTCTTTGAACCCACACTAAACCATCAATAATTTCTATATGAATAAGGCAGCCATGAACGCACCGATGATTTTTATCCCAGCCTACTGAAATAACTATGTACTCATCAGTTTTAGGGTCAAAAGCAGCTTTGTTTTTAGCGTTGACGTTAGCATAATTAACATCAATGTATCGATTCAAAACGTTGCAAATAATTTGACGGTAAGTTGCTAGTTTATCCATTGCACAATTATCTCCTGATCAGAGTTAAAAATAATAAGATTGATAAATTTACCCAATCAACTCCAAAACTGTTTTATTAAGTAAATCAAAAGAGGATTCATTTGGAAGAGTCAATAGCTTAACTAACTTTTTCATAATAGCAATTACCCCCACCCCGTTATCAATCACAGAAACACCCTCAAACCGATGAACTCGACGATTGCGCTGTTCGCAGTATTCATTAAGCTTCTTGATATGTATAAGCACATTTTTAAGTTCGGCATAATAATCTAAGATCCCGATTAAGTGAAATCTGTTAGGATACCCTTCTGGTGTTAAATCCCATCCTTTTACACGATAATCCTTTAATAACTCCTGATAAGGTTTCCCCCCATCAACCATCTTCACCTTATGCCAAAAATCAACAGCTTCTTGCAAATTATTAGGTACGGAAATCCGTAGCTTTTTTACTAATAATAATGCTAAAAAACACTCCTGAAACTGTGAGATTAAAACTAAAAACTCTGAAAATTCTAGATTTTTATAACGAACTAAAGCATTAAAATATAATTCTTTACAAATCGCATCTAACTTTCTCTGCCGAAGAGCAGCAATCTCTTGTAATAACTGCGGATTTATATCAATTTTTACTAGTTTAATATTAGAAAATGCTCTATTAAAATCAAAAGCCATCCGACATCGCCCATACTCTAATAGGAGAATTGCATCATCACAATTTAAACAAGAAATTTTAAGAGATCTTAAGGCACCTCCATAGTTGTAATCTTCCAGTTGTTTAACAATCACTCGCCGATCAAACTCTCTCCGCAAAACGGTCACATTAGTCTCAAAAATCCTCTCTTGTCCTTCCTTCATCTCATAGGGATTTCGCACTTGCAGAACCCGACCATTTTGAACATAACCCGATGCTTGTAACAAACTAAAAGCCGATTTCATAGCAGGCGTTCCAGATGAGGCATTAAATTCAATGCGATCGCCTAATTCCAAGCTTTTTTGAATAAATTCTAGCCCCTTTTTTGCCTCTTCTGCTGCCAATAACAAGTCAATTGGATCATCAGACAAATCTTGACTTACTTTAATAAGCGATACACTTGTACTTAAAAGCCCTATTTCGGACTCAATCCAATCTTTGGTATCAATGGCACCTTGCTGGGTAGATTCGGTATAAAGTAGTACGACTTCTTTAATTTCACATCCATCTGCGACTAAGTAACGTAACAACGAAATAATAGACCCTTCGTTATTTCCCTTGGCAAAGGGGTCTTGCAAACCTACAAACGATAAAACAATACTAGCCATGATTATATGGATGCTGGTTGATATTTAGCGATCGCTTTTTCTATATCTTGATGAATATTAGCCATTAAACTTGCCTGACCCAGAGAATCAAAAGTTTGCTCGGTAATAAAATTTAAGAAGCTGAGAATTTGATTTTCCCACTCAATTTGTCCTTGCACCTCCCAAAATTCCCAAAGCTGGGTTTCAGTCATACCCAGTAGTTGATGAAAAACTATATTTCTTCTATCAGTAATCTTCAATCCCTCTTTCCAAAACATTTTTAATTCTTTACAGTCAGTTTCGTAATTTTTACGGATGTTTCGGAAAAGTTTGCATAAAGAACTCAAATCCAATAATATTCCACTTTCTTTTTCGATTTTACATTTTAGTTTTGCTAAATCGTCCTTAGGGTCACCATTAGACTTAAACTTAGCAGTCTGAAAATAGTTTTTTTCATCCGTCAGTATTGAAGGCTGAAGCATAGGCTTGCCTTTTTCTTTGTGGATATGCCCCCTAAACTCTTGATCGCCCCATTTCGAGAAAATGCCTTCAAAAGTACGAAAGCTATGAAAGAAAGCTTCAACAATATTTTCCTGAGTAAGCCTGACTACCCCTAAATAGGCTGCTTCATATCCAGTCCACCACCATTGTTGCGATCGTTCTTGAGCCTTATCACCTAAAACATCTGCAAACTCTTGAAATTTAGAGTTATTCCAATACATTGCAGCTTCTAATAGTTTTTCAATATGTAGATTTTGAGAAAAATAAGGTTTAAGAATTGAATCTACAGCTTCATAGTCGAAACGCTTCAGAAGAGCTAAAGCCTCTTTTTGTCTTCGATCCCAAAGATAGTTAGCTCCTAGAGAAGGATTTCCATAAAGTGATGCTTTGCCAGAGAGATTACGTTCCTTATCGATAGAGAAATCATAAAATATAGCATTTTCCGCAAATTGACTTAGAGCAGTAATTCTAGAAGCTTCAGAAGACTGTCCAACTCCCCCCTTAAGACAAAGGATAACGGGTAAATCTTCACTCAGTTTCGATGTGATGTAATTCCATATGCCCTTCCACCATTGAAACATCTCCTCAAAGTTTGAAGGGTTGTATCCTTCATGCCCTTGTAAGATTACTTCTACAGGCACCTCAAAATACTTTTTAATCCACAGTTGGATAATTTTGGCAGAATAAAGTGTATCTTCTCCTCTAAAACTTACAGATTCCAATTGATCTGTACCGATCAAATAAATTTTTTCTAATTCTTTAGACTTATCTTGAAGTAGCTGCCCTATGATTATTGGCTGAAGGCGATCGCTATATTCATCCCAAGATTCCAGAAAGAAGTTGGTTATTTCCCGCAAGGATGTATTTACTTTCCCAACATCCTCTTGGACTAACATCCTATCAGTTTTGCTATTGCCTTCAGCTTGTTTGTCTCCAATATTTCGCCATTCTCCAGTAGATACCTGAAATGCCAAATCTCGTGTGCCAATTGTTGCCACCAAAATTGATCTTTTGTTAGACATGATTTCTAAATTCTTATTTGTTTGAAATATTTTTTATGTCTTGGCTGGGCGATCGCACTTTTTAAGTGAATGGAAAAATTTGAATTGCTCCTTTTAATTTACTAATAAATGCTTTGCGTGGGTCTTCGGTTGCTCCAAATACAGTAACAACTTGATATTCACCTATACTAGCTATCCAGACTGGAGAAGGTTTTACTTCTTTACCTACAATGCCGCAGAGATTACCATCATAGGTTTCCTCACCACGCCGATCTTTAACCTTTAACTGCTTACTATGCAAAACTGACAGCGCATAGGGCTTACCATAATCCTCATCACCCCCACACAGCACAATCTTACAATTTTTATCCACTGCCTCACGCCAGTGATCGCCACTAATCGCAGTTGGTGCAGCTAGATTTCCTTTAGAATTGCTCAACTCTCTTAGTGCTTCGGAAAAATGCTTGATCTTGGATTGATATAGCTTTTGTATATCTTTTAACTCATCAGGAAGATCCCAGAAAGCATCATCACTATCGATAAAGAATGTAGAACCACGATACCAGGGGGCACGTTCTCGAGTTTTTCGGGAGTAACAAGGTCTTCTTGCTCCTTGTCCGATTCCACCGAGGTTAAACATCAACCAAGTAAGACTCCTAAACAACTTTTCGACATTTTCGGGCTTTTGAGCGTTTGGTTCTGTCGAATGAGACAAGGTTAAAATACCAGCCTGTTCTCCACATTTATCATCCCTACCTTGAGTATTTGGACGTGGTTCTTTCTGTACCACAGCACCTTCTAAAATTCGTACTTGTACCCATCCACTACCCTGAATATCCAGAGATCCAAAAAGATTTCCTTCCCATTCATTAACTAGTTTTGCAGGAATAATCCCTAATGCAAAGGCACGAAACCAATAACGTAGCATTGACTTAAAAGCAATAGGGCGAACCTCAGCTTCAGCCTGACCACGCATTTGATATTCATTACGGCGATCGTTCCATTGCCACTGTGTAAACTTCTGGCGACCATGAATAAGTTGACCTTCTAAGCCAAACTCAACTCTAAAAAACTCACGACTAGAGCGATCGCTTTCACCAGCCTTAAGCAAAGCCCCATATCCTGAATTAACCTGAGAACCGGCACCATTTATTAAGCCAGCCGTCAACCAGCCCATCACCTTATCAATTAGTGCTTTTTTAGCATTATCACTCACTGTACTCGCTGCCCTAATGCCAATTAAAAAAATCGGCTCCTGCAAAGATAAAAATGGATTGGGATTAGGTTCATACTCTAGACAACCATCTTTCCACTTCCAAATATTATTTGCCATATCTACAGTCAAACCGCCCGACATATCATCACGACTAGGGACAGGATAGGCATCCAGAAAAACTATCTTGCCCATACGATCGCTATCTTTGGCATCCAGAGAACCAAAATATTTCTCGACTTCCTTCTCATTATTTAACTGACGAAATGCCTCAGCCCTTGCCACACCCCGCAAGGTACTTGAAGGAATATATGGCATCCCTAAAGCATCAAAAGCTGGTAACAAAATACTCTCGGGTCCGCGATGTCCGCCTACTCGAATTCGCCAAGGGCATTTCACTTGAAAATAGTTACCCTCTCCTGCAATCTTCTTAGTCCGTTCGGTCAATTTTGTTAAGCGTTTAGAATAGTCAGCTTTGTCTTCGGACAACTGTAAAATCTGGAGCTTTGTTCCGTCTTTGTTTCCTTGATCTAGCGATCGCATCCAGCGCAAATATTCAACAAAACTCGCCGAAGGATCAATTTTCTCAGGAGATCGTCCCATTAACCAAGGCGAAGGCTCTTGATTATTACCACCATTACCTCCACCGCCATGATTTCCACCACCTTGATTGCCTCCTCCACCTCTAGCAGGTGCTGGAATTACTTTCTTTTGTGTCTTTGGTGTTTGAATAGCAGGATTAGGCTTTGTTGGGGCTGTAGTAGGTCTTTGAGGCGCGTTTGGTCTTGTAAATGCCATAGCTAGATTCTCCTGAAAAATTAAAATTAACTCTCTTTAAAAAATATCCTTGAGAGATTGACGGAACTCTCTTAGCATCGAACTTGCCCCGATTGCAATCGCCCGACTCACAAGTTGCGGAATCAGAGTCTTAATTGCTAAATCTGGAAACAACAAACTATCCTTAGACTCAACATACTGCCCTTCTCTTAGCAAAAAGATCTTTAAAGTATCATCGCTATAAACCCACACTTCAGGCACTGCGATCTCTTGATAGGCAGAAAGCAAAGTCTTAGAGGTTACATCAGACTCGATCGCCAAATCAGGGGGTGGAAAAATATCCACATCAATTCGTCCCTGACAATTTCGCACTGCCGCCGAATTAGCAATATAAAAACAAGTATCAGGCTCCAAGCCTGCCCTACACTGCCTTTGAAAAGTGGTTGAGCCAAAGTCTTCCCAATCTCTACCCTGAGCATCCAAAATTGCCTTGACAATATCTCCAGCGATCCGATGGGGGCGTTCATGTCTTGATAATGGCGACATAATTTCTAAAGTACCTTGGTAGTATGCAATGCGGGTATGGCGATCTTCCCCTAACTCATTGAGAATATTTTCACAATCTCCCCAACTTAGAGAATGGATAGCGATCGTACTTCCATGTCGTAGGTCTATCGATTTAATCGGAATAGTAACACTCATAATTAGTCATCTCCAGATACATCATAGTAAATTGCTGTTGTCCAAAAGCTAAATTCTTGAGCGATCGCTAACCCCAGACCTGTTATGCCAAGATACTCATCTACTGTCAAGGCTTTCAATGTTGATAATCCTTGATTATTTGCCAAATTTTGCTTACCAGAGATATCTTCAAGACATCTAAAGAAAGCCTTAACAGACTGCTCTCGCCCGTCAGTTCCTAATGCTATTTCCTCAGCTTTTAAACGCATTAGTCCCCAAGTAGAAAGATAAGTGTAAAGTTCCTGTGCCTGACTTTTTTGCTTTTTAACAATCGGATCATTTTTATCTCTACCTCCTCTTAGGTTGACTAGGGAATCATAGACGGATGTCCCTAATTTACGTGGATCGAATGTCATAATTACTCCTTTTTAGATAAATAGTTGAACAAAACCACGACCTAAGCTTTCTTGCCCACCAATCTGTAAAATGGAATCTTTTTTTAATAGTGTTTTGAAATCAGTTAAAGCTTTTTGACTACTGCCATTGGCTTGCGAGGTCACACCCCAAGGGAAGTACATCAGGGTGTCAGGGGGAATTGCTTCTTCATAACGAAACCCACCATCAACAGTTTTGTCTTGATCAAGCTTGATTTTGACCTGTCGCCATAAGCTCATCTGAATTAGCGTGGCACAATGCTGATCGGGCAAAACCAAAACATTTTTCATTCCTTCAGACTCAGGATGATTGGTTGTGAACTTATCCCAATCCGTCCATTTTCGCAAGTCAGCAGCAGGTAAGATCGCATCCTTTAGATACACAGGAGCATTAGTGGACAAACTCGTGGAATAGGGATCGGGTACTTCTAATTTATCAGGATTGCCAGCAAATCTCAGCCAACGCCGTAAGAGAAGAGGTGAACTTACCCAGACTACCCCATGACTTAATGAAGGTACAGGCAACCAAAGAATAGAACCATCACCAATCCAAATCGAACCTTGCTCAAGTTGGACTCCATCAGCTATTTCATTACCAAATAAAGCAAATTTTTTCTGTTGATCACTCTCACTCGATCTCAACCTACCCCGAATCGTACTAGAGGGTATGTAAGGTAAATTTGTATGAGACTCACGAGCGATTCCCAGCAGATTACCCTCTTGAGTTGTGCCTCCTGTATGAAGTGGGGCAATTAAGTATAAGTAAGTCAATTCCATAGTCATTATTTCTCCTTATTGAATGGTATCCACAGTAGTTCTGAGTATCCTAGTTGTCTCCAGACATGAACTTTGGTTGTTTCATCATCTTGGAATAATTTATCTGGACGTTGTAAATAGTAAACACTGCCTGCGGGGGCAGCAAATACTTGAGGTGCAGGGACACTTTCATTATTATCATTACGAAAACGACAACTAATTGGAACTGGTTTATCGGTGGCTACACTGACTAAATTCCCACTATTTTGATTTTTATTTACTGTGTGTTCAAGTTTCCATTCCCACGGATAGGGACGGCAGGTTGATTTTTGATCGTGCTTACGCTCAAATACTCCATTTGTCACCATATAAGCAAGGGATCTGTCTCCTTTCTCAAAATTACTCTTTGAGACTTCTTGCAAATCATTCCATTGTTTATCAAAGTCTTCATATCTTTCTACTAATACTCGATGACTTTCTCCTCCTAGTCGCATAACTAAAGATTTTCCTTTGTGAGATAGCTTTTTATGGGTTAATTCATCAACTGCGATCGCCAAACCCCAAGCCTCCACCATCCGCACTGCATTTTCCACAAAATAGCCATCGCTTTCTTTAACTTGGCGCGTACCATCTTGTAATGTGTTATGAGATCGCGTCTCCACAATCCAAGGCTTATCTTGTTTCTCTATCTCTTTATTAACTAACCAATCTTCTTCAGTTAATGGCTTATTTTCGAGAAGTTTTAAAACCACATTACAAGGTAAAAACTCGCGGTAGTCACCCTTTTTATGTTTGTCTTCGTCAGGTTCATGATTGCTGCGATCGCCTATCACTAAAGGCGCTGGCTTATTCTGATCCCAGAGCATTTGCTTAGAGGGATGATTATCGTCTAGCCAAGTGATCGGTGTTAAACGATTTTGATTGACATAGTTAAATGGACGAGGGAAGTAAAGATTGTCATTACAACATAAGAAAACCCCCTTCATTTGGATATTGCCATTAATGTTAAAACTAGAACGGATTGCGCCAGCGATCGCATGATTATTTGGTGGAAATACGCTGCCAGCCCAAGCTCGTTCCTGCGGTGAAAATGGCTTTGCATCACGAAACATCAATATATCTAAAGGCGTTAATCTATACCAAAAGAATTCACTCATGATTTGCCTCCAACATGAATCTCACGCTTGCGAAGTATAAAAGCAGCAAGTTTTAGCCAATTTTGTATTTCGCGATCGCGATGTTTTTCATCAGTTTTTTTCCATAGTTCATTCAAGAAATCAGTTAAAGTTCTTTGAAAACTTTCTTTGGTTGTAGGCTCGTTTAACTTATCGCGGCGATCGCAAAATGCAGTAGCCCAAGCATTGATTGCCCCCTCAGGAGCAGGATGTTGTTCCCAAACAGTCGCTGCTTGCTCAAATAGTGCAGGGCGATCGCTATTTTCAATATCAATGTCAAGGTTAACCATTTGTTTCCATTTATCAAAAACATTAAACTTGCAAGTTGCCTTTAAGATATTGCCATTGCCATAGATGACCCGCACTTGCACCGCATCTTTAGCTTCTTCCTTACCTACAGCATTAATATATTCATGTTCCTTGGCTTCTTCTTCAGCTTGCCACATATTTTCCAGTGCGATCGCTAAAGGCACAGAATGATGTGCGACAACAATCCCAAAACTAATTGTGGCAACACTTCCCATCGTAAACAATGGACGTTTTGCTACAGGTGACTTTTCGCCAGCCCAGCGCCAATAATCCCCCGAATGATTAAATTCACCCCGAGGATCGGCACTT
Encoded here:
- a CDS encoding XisI protein — protein: MDKLATYRQIICNVLNRYIDVNYANVNAKNKAAFDPKTDEYIVISVGWDKNHRCVHGCLIHIEIIDGLVWVQRDGTESIVTNELVEAGIPKSDIVLGFQEPSFRQYTGYAVA
- a CDS encoding RAMP superfamily CRISPR-associated protein, coding for MAFTRPNAPQRPTTAPTKPNPAIQTPKTQKKVIPAPARGGGGNQGGGNHGGGGNGGNNQEPSPWLMGRSPEKIDPSASFVEYLRWMRSLDQGNKDGTKLQILQLSEDKADYSKRLTKLTERTKKIAGEGNYFQVKCPWRIRVGGHRGPESILLPAFDALGMPYIPSSTLRGVARAEAFRQLNNEKEVEKYFGSLDAKDSDRMGKIVFLDAYPVPSRDDMSGGLTVDMANNIWKWKDGCLEYEPNPNPFLSLQEPIFLIGIRAASTVSDNAKKALIDKVMGWLTAGLINGAGSQVNSGYGALLKAGESDRSSREFFRVEFGLEGQLIHGRQKFTQWQWNDRRNEYQMRGQAEAEVRPIAFKSMLRYWFRAFALGIIPAKLVNEWEGNLFGSLDIQGSGWVQVRILEGAVVQKEPRPNTQGRDDKCGEQAGILTLSHSTEPNAQKPENVEKLFRSLTWLMFNLGGIGQGARRPCYSRKTRERAPWYRGSTFFIDSDDAFWDLPDELKDIQKLYQSKIKHFSEALRELSNSKGNLAAPTAISGDHWREAVDKNCKIVLCGGDEDYGKPYALSVLHSKQLKVKDRRGEETYDGNLCGIVGKEVKPSPVWIASIGEYQVVTVFGATEDPRKAFISKLKGAIQIFPFT
- a CDS encoding Uma2 family endonuclease translates to MSVTIPIKSIDLRHGSTIAIHSLSWGDCENILNELGEDRHTRIAYYQGTLEIMSPLSRHERPHRIAGDIVKAILDAQGRDWEDFGSTTFQRQCRAGLEPDTCFYIANSAAVRNCQGRIDVDIFPPPDLAIESDVTSKTLLSAYQEIAVPEVWVYSDDTLKIFLLREGQYVESKDSLLFPDLAIKTLIPQLVSRAIAIGASSMLREFRQSLKDIF
- the cmr4 gene encoding type III-B CRISPR module RAMP protein Cmr4, giving the protein MELTYLYLIAPLHTGGTTQEGNLLGIARESHTNLPYIPSSTIRGRLRSSESDQQKKFALFGNEIADGVQLEQGSIWIGDGSILWLPVPSLSHGVVWVSSPLLLRRWLRFAGNPDKLEVPDPYSTSLSTNAPVYLKDAILPAADLRKWTDWDKFTTNHPESEGMKNVLVLPDQHCATLIQMSLWRQVKIKLDQDKTVDGGFRYEEAIPPDTLMYFPWGVTSQANGSSQKALTDFKTLLKKDSILQIGGQESLGRGFVQLFI
- a CDS encoding type III-B CRISPR module-associated Cmr3 family protein — translated: MSEFFWYRLTPLDILMFRDAKPFSPQERAWAGSVFPPNNHAIAGAIRSSFNINGNIQMKGVFLCCNDNLYFPRPFNYVNQNRLTPITWLDDNHPSKQMLWDQNKPAPLVIGDRSNHEPDEDKHKKGDYREFLPCNVVLKLLENKPLTEEDWLVNKEIEKQDKPWIVETRSHNTLQDGTRQVKESDGYFVENAVRMVEAWGLAIAVDELTHKKLSHKGKSLVMRLGGESHRVLVERYEDFDKQWNDLQEVSKSNFEKGDRSLAYMVTNGVFERKHDQKSTCRPYPWEWKLEHTVNKNQNSGNLVSVATDKPVPISCRFRNDNNESVPAPQVFAAPAGSVYYLQRPDKLFQDDETTKVHVWRQLGYSELLWIPFNKEK